One genomic region from Neospora caninum Liverpool complete genome, chromosome V encodes:
- a CDS encoding DEAD/DEAH box helicase family protein, related has translation MADAVDDLFAVFGGEDASASSSSSSSLSRSGPKSSVESENVKVGEQDDSLSASPAVQKAGASLQVERKRQRLSVEASNGKETESSRGESPNEVASPDGDASALPGRKRRRREADAHEEPAENEESESREEDQKTRLVVKLLASDKNCTHEVIRPADCETAFHYYPFETTLPEYRTQAEPAEKKKAANEASETEADNVSPTEKSDEQAAATQANEGENGVKRTPARQYKFRLDAFQQRSVLCLEAGESVLVAAHTSAGKTVVAEYAIAMSIRDKQRVVYTSPIKALSNQKYRDLSESFGAENVGLMTGDVTLHPNASIMVMTTEILRSMLYRGSHLVNELKWLIFDEIHYMRDRERGVVWEESIVLVPATMRFVFLSATIPNAREFAEWVAAIKHQPCHVLYTDYRPTPLQHYMFPAGGEGVYLVMDEKKVFREENFHKAVATLHKTVEEQAMETKQMQRRGRARNRSSIEKLVLMCHARQYTPVIIFCFSKRECEANATALLGGNSAGRGSGNVDLTTDEEKQLIEEIFNNALETLEEEDRNLPQVKSILPLLKRGIGIHHGGLLPFVKEMIEILFQESLLRVLFSTETFSMGVNMPAKTVIFTAIRKFDGQEYRIVNSGEYIQMAGRAGRRGLDDRGIVIIMFDEQVDPEEAKQLFMGQGAPLISTFHLGFNMLLNLFRIEDANPTFMITRSFAHFQRNRKALHLEKEKEELEEEVKKVREIHALADVDEKDRPSFDVEAAVCEYYELKHDLAGLGKELRNLAMQERYILRYLQAGRIVRLVEENGTDWGWATCLSKISNRCVPSTNAVMEGPAEQLVVDCLVACAPESIRDEDGKGVTGAVASSEKPRPAKNVDGVEKKDYVLAVVPFTISSIRSISKCRMTLPVGVDVRSGDARRSLHFQLKKVEKRFEPEGGIPLLDPLEDMKIPEPRLPELVAAIAEKERQLTQNPLYEHPLCGTYYDAHHRRVQLQTKLRTIRESLDNQKQLVMKDTLRAMRRVLRQLDFLDANDVVTVKGRVACEITTADELVAAELLFQNVFETMEVEAVCALLSCLVFQEKHDEPEPKEEVLLSCLEKVKEVAKHIAGVCVESRYIDPLGASKAAEGSGSACTQTVDDYVNKFQHAIMSLTYRWAKGEKFADVVSGTSIYEGTVIRCLRRLEELMRQMACASKSIGNPDLEKKFLEGIKKIRRGIVFSSSLYL, from the exons ATGGCTGACGCCGTCGACGATTTGTTTGCCGTCTTTGGGGGCGAGGATGCatccgcttcctcttcgtcctcctcttccttgtctcgtTCGGGGCCGAAGTCTTCTGTGGAGTCGGAGAATGTGAAAGTTGGGGAACAGGACGATTCTCTCTCAGCGTCTCCAGCCGTTCAGAAAGCAGGCGCTTCTCTGCaagtggagaggaaacgacagCGGCTGTCTGTGGAAGCAAGcaacggaaaggagacagaatcTTCTCGCGGGGAGTCCCCAAACGAAGTCGCGTCTCCAGATGGAGACGCCTCAGCTCTtccaggaaggaaacgccggCGACGGGAGGCAGATGCCCACGAAGAACCAGctgaaaacgaagaaagcgagTCTCGAGAGGAAGATCAGAAGACGCGCTTGGTAGTGAAACTTCTTGCGTCTGACAAGAACTGCACTCACGAGGTGATCCGGCCTGCCGACTGTGAGACAGCCTTCCACTACTACCCTTTTGAGACGACGCTTCCCGAGTATCGAACGCAGGCGGAACCcgctgaaaagaaaaaggccgCAAACGAGGCCTCTGAGACGGAGGCGGACAACGTCAGcccgacagagaaaagcgacgaaCAAGCAGCAGCCACGCAAGccaacgaaggcgagaacggggTTAAGCGGACGCCGGCGCGACAGTATAAATTTCGTCTCGACGCGTTCCAGCAACGCAGTGTCCTGTGTCTGGAAGCGGGCGAAAGCGTCTTGGTGGCTGCGCATACGTCCGCGGGAAAAACGGTTGTGGCAGAGTACGCGATCGCCATGAGTATTCGGGATAAACAACGCGTCGTGTACACCAGTCCCATCAAA GCGTTGTCGAACCAGAAATACCGAGACTTGTCGGAGAGTTTTGGAGCCGAGAACGTGGGGCTGATGACGGGAGACGTGACTCTGCATCCGAACGCGTCCATCATGGTCATGACGACTGAGATTTTGCGTTCGATGCTCTACCGAGGTTCGCACTTGGTCAACGAGTTGAAATGGCTTATATTCGACGAGATCCACTACATGCGCGATCGCGAGCGCGGCGTCGTATGGGAAGAAAGCATCGTCCTGGTCCCCGCAACTATGcggttcgtcttcctttctgccaCAATTCCAAACGCGCGAGAATTCGCCGAGTGGGTTGCCGCCATCAAACACCAACCTTGCCACGTGCTGTACACGGACTATCGGCCCACGCCGCTGCAGCACTACATGTTCCCGGCAGGCGGCGAGGGTGTCTACCTCGTTatggacgagaaaaaagtcTTCCGAGAAGAAAACTTCCACAAAGCTGTCGCCACCCTACACAAAACCGTCGAAGAACAGGCGATGGAAACCAAGCAA ATGCAgcgtcgagggcgagcgcGAAACCGGTCGAGCATCGAAAAGCTGGTGCTCATGTGCCACGCGCGTCAGTACACGCCCGTCATcattttctgtttctcgaaGCGAGAGTGTGAAGCGAACGCGACCGCCCTTCTCGGCGGAAACAGCGCGGGGCGCGGTTCGGGAAACGTAGACCTCACAACTGACGAGGAGAAACAACTCATTGAAGAAATCTTCAACAACGCCCTCGAAACCctcgaagaggaagaccgcAACCTTCCGCAG GTGAAGTCGATTTTGCCGTTGCTGAAACGGGGCATAGGAATCCACCACGGAGGCCTTCTTCCGTTCGTCAAAGAAATGATTGAAATTCTTTTTCAG GAGTCTCTGCTGCGGGTTCTCTTCAGCACAGAAACCTTTAGCATGGGGGTGAACATGCCGGCAAAAACGGTCATTTTCACTGCAATTCGAAAGTTCGACGGCCAGGAATACCGCATTGTCAACTCTGGGGAGTACATACAGATGGCCGGGCGTGCGGGCCGCCGTGGCCTCGATGACAGAG GCATTGTCATCATCATGTTTGACGAACAAGTTGACCctgaagaggcgaagcagctgtTTATGGGGCAAGGCGCTCCGCTCATCTCCACCTTCCACCTAGGGTTCAACATGCTGTTGAATCTCTTCCGCATCGAAGACGCAAACCCCACATTCATGATCACGCGCTCCTTCGCGCAC TTccaaagaaacagaaaagcgcTCCAtttggagaaggagaaggaagaactcgAAGAGGAGGTGAAGAAGGTCCGGGAAATTCACGCCCTCGCGGACGTcgacgagaaggacagaCCCTCTTTCGACGTCGAGGCA GCTGTTTGCGAGTATTACGAGCTCAAACACGATCTTGCAGGATTGGGAAAGGAGCTGAGAAATCTGGCGATGCAAGAAAGATACATTCTTCGCTACTTGCAAGCGGGTCGCATCGTTAGGCTCGTGGAAGAGAACGGCACCGACTGGGGATGGGCTACCTGCCTCAGCAAA ATCTCGAACCGCTGTGTTCCATCCACGAACGCAGTGATGGAAGGGCCTGCAGAACAGCTCGTCGTCGACTGTTtggttgcatgcgccccgGAGAGCAtccgcgacgaagacggcaagGGAGTCACGGGAGCGGTGGCGTCCTCGGAGAAGCCGCGCCCTGCGAAGAATGTGGACGGcgtcgagaaaaaggactACGTTCTCGCG GTTGTTCCCTTTACGATCTCGTCCATTCGCAGCATCAGCAAATGCCGAATGACGTTGCCCGTGGGCGTCGATGTTCGATCGGGAgacgcgcgtcgctcgctccATTTCCAGCTCAAGAAAGTCGAGAAACGCTTCGAG CCCGAAGGCGGCATTCCTCTGTTGGATCCTCTCGAAGACATGAAGATTCCTGAGCCCCGTCTCCCA GAACTGGTTGCAGCGATTGCGGAGAAGGAGCGACAGTTGACGCAAAATCCTCTGTACGAACACCCGCTGTGTGGAACGTACTACGACGCGCATCACCGGCGCGTGCAACTCCAGACGAAGCTCCGCACTATTCGCGAATCGCTGGACAATCAAAAGCAACTCGTCATGAAA GACACTTTGCGCGCGATGCGGCGCGTGCTGCGTCAACTGGATTTCCTCGACGCAAACGACGTCGTGACTGTGAAGGGCCGGGTCGCGTGTGAAATCACGACGGCCGATGAGCTCGTAGCCGCCGAGCTGCTTTTCCAGAACGTCTTTGAAACGATGGAAGTCGAGGCAGTCTGTGCGCTCTTGAGCTGTCTGGTGTTTCAAGAAAAACACGACGAGCCAGAGCCGAAGGAAGAAGTCCTTCTCAGTT GTTTGGAGAAGGTGAAGGAAGTCGCGAAGCACATCGCGGGGGTGTGCGTGGAGAGTCGGTACATTGACCCCCTGGGCGCGTCGAAAGCCGCCGAAGGGTCTGGGTCCGCGTGCACGCAAACGGTGGACGATTACGTGAACAAATTCCAGCACGCAATTATGTCGCTGACGTACCGATGggcaaagggagagaagtTCGCGGATGTCGTCAGTGGCACGTCGATCTACGAAGGCACCGTTatccgctgtctccgccgacTGGAGGAGCTGATGAGGCAGATGGCGTGTGCCTCGAAATCCATCGGAAACCCAGACTTGGAGAAAAAGTTTCTGGAGGGAATAAAGAAAATCCGCCGGGGAATCgtcttttcgtcctctctctatTTGTAG
- a CDS encoding putative molybdopterin synthase, with the protein MKCTIVRVASVFVKSGGTKIRLTGGEPTVRKDFPTLLRRVGALPGLRTFAITTNGVRLLRLIPELKAAQVNAVNVSLDSLDPTRYRAVTGVNAFHRVWEGIMQLLAENFCVVKLNVVLLRHVNADEIEAFAALTRDLPLHVRFIEFMPFQGNDWSREAVVPKQEILARLRQKYPNLRPVQKREENSQTTGAARVYRHRSDGEAMEARGTGEDGKVSEGTGCFAEKTETTDAWKTDNQHGDEEEGSASLFVVPEHAGGVGIISSVTDAFCASCNRIRLTADGHLKNCLFSPVEFSVLPALRPSCPFPADCSFPVSRGEASEETKLRQIFAEALREKKESHGGILNVARDANRNRPMIRIGG; encoded by the exons ATGAAATGCACC ATCGTTCGAGTAGCTTCAGTTTTCGTCAAGAGTGGTGGCACAAAGATTCGCCTGACAGGAGGGGAG cCCACAGTTCGGAAAGACTTTCCcacgcttcttcgtcgagtAGGCGCATTGCCAGGTTTAAGGACATTCGCCATCACGACCAACggcgttcgtcttcttcgcctgaTTCCCGAACTTAAGGCTGCACAGGTGAACGCAGTAAACGTCAg CCTCGACAGCTTGGATCCAACGCGTTACAGGGCGGTTACCGGCGTCAATGCGTTTCATCGCGTCTGGGAG GGAATTATGCAGCTTCTAGCCGAGAACTTTTGCGTGGTGAAGCTAAACGTCGTTTTGCTTCGACACGTGAACGCAGAT GAAATCGAAGCGTTTGCGGCTCTTACCAGAGACTTGCCCCTTCACGTTCGCTTCATCGAATTCATGCCTTTCCAAGGAAACG ACTGGAGTCGCGAGGCAGTTGTGCCGAAGCAGGAAATTCTCGCGCGCTTGCGTCAGAAGTATCCGAACCTTCGGCCTgtgcagaaaagagaagaaaattCGCAGACCACGGGGGCCGCtcgagtgtacagacaccgcagcgacggcgaagccaTGGAGGCAAGAGggacgggagaagacggaaaagtgTCTGAAGGGACGGGCTGTTTTGCCGAGAAGACTGAAACCACAGACGCTTGGAAAACAGACAATCaacacggagacgaagaagagggcagTGCTTCGCTGTTTGTCGTTCCGGAGCACGCGGGAGGTGTCGGAATAATTTCGTCCGTGACAGATGCCTTTTGCGCCTCGTGCAATCGAATTCG ATTGACGGCGGATGGGCATCTGAAAAattgtctcttttctcccgtgGAATTCTCTGTCCTTCCAGCTTTGCGACCGTCCTGTCCCTTCCCTGCCGACTgttcgtttcctgtttcccgtggagaggcgagcgaggaaacgaaactcAGGCAGATTTTTGCTGAGGCGcttcgagagaagaaagaatcTCACGGAG GAATATTGAACGTCGCAAGAGACGCCAACAGAAACAGACCTATGATTCGCATAGGCGGATGA